The window GACCATATCTGATACATCTCCCCAAAAGTCATGGGTGATTTACCTCGAATTGCCTCTGGATTTTGCACAAATCCTAACGCTATAGCTTTGGCAACACTTTCATGATAAGCAGCTTCAATATCCTTGTCATGTAATGGGTTAACATTCTCCTGATCGTATTCAAGGACACTGCCATTGATGATTTCGTAGGCTTTTACAAACATGTGTATCCCTTCTTGTCGCGTCATAACAGAAACATTGCTATCTGGTAGATAAATACCCGATAAGGTCAGCTTTCTCAAGGTATTCTTATCCATATACTTGGACACATCGATGGTCTTCTGCTGGGTTATTATACCGTACATCACATTCAATAGCTGCTGTTCTGTGACCTGCTTATCTGGGTCATAGTTGTCCATACCTACAACCATGTAATGGGTTAATACCTGCATCCGTGCTTCAGCAGACCAATGGCTTTTTACCTCAGGTGTGGTGGCTTCTGTAATCCCCTGATTGCTGACATAGAGTCCAAATACACCTAATGATCCTGTTGAGAAGGTGACTTCCCCTGAATAGACGCTGTATTTCCCGTCTATATCCTGCCATTTGTTATATTTTGCATCTTTTTGATAGGTGAGAATCTGTTTCCCATAGAGTGCGTATCGATTTTTTGCATTCACCCGAATATCCATATAATCATCTGTTTGCTTGATTGGTTTATAGCCTGTTTTTGTGCCAATGGACATGCCTACAGTCTGAGGTATACCTACTGGGACAACCACATTTTCTGGCATAAGTGCTGGTACATTGTAATTATCAAATTGATTAATGTAAATGTGAATAACAGGTGCTACACCGTAATGGCTTACTTGTTGATTAACCTCTGTTCGCAAAGCGTTATGAGGTATATCAAGGGTCATATCACCAGCAAGGACACTCAATTTCACTTGATGGGTGTCAAAAGCTTTCATAATGGAATAAGGTATGACGATTTTTCGTTTTGTGATAGGATAACCTTTATAACTGGATACGTCAATCTGATACACATAGGTGTTTTTCTTAATCAGATTCATGATCAAGCGTTGGTCCACGTTGTTATCCGGTGTATTATCCTGTCCCGTACCTGTACCACGGAAGCGGTAGGTTAACTCTTTTCTCTCTTTATCATAAATAAGTTCATAATCGTCGCCAGGTAAAATCTCCAATGCAGGGTCTGTATGCCCATCATATTCTGAAGAGGAGTACTTGGTTAAAATACGAATAGGCTCTGAATAACTGAGGGAATCCTTAACGATTAATTGGCTTTCTTCAGGACCCTTAACGGTTATCCGTGTTTTCATACGTACATAGTAGAAACGATTGGGTAATAATTGATTAATCTTTACTAATATCTTTTCCAATATCTCTACGTTATCAGGTTTTACATCCCCTGTACCCCCTGCTATTTCAATGTAAATCGGATCAATGAAGAATGCATTATCGGATACCTCCATAAGGTAAGTGAAGCTCTTCTGTATGGTAGACGTACTGCCTGACGTATCCGGTTTATCATCTGGATGCAGCAGCCATTCTATGGCGATATAATCCTCTGTCACACTGTGTTCGTAATTATGCCGTTTCATGGCATCACTGGATGCTACACCAATACCCCTAGGCGGCAATGGATGTTCCACATCTTTGGTTGTACCGATGGCTGCATTACTCCAAGGAGACGTACCATTGGTGGCTGGCTGGATGCTTCTTATCCAGAAGTAATATTGGGTATTGGGGAATAAGTCGTCCGCTGTCACTTCATAGAATGCACCATTGGTGGGGTACTTGGGATCACTAGGGTCTGTGGGTAAGCTCCATTCCAGCACTTCTGCACTGTTAATATCTTCTGTATTGGAATATTTAATTTCATACTGAAAGTTGGTATTGTATTTCCACGTAACGGTCATGGTGGTGTCCGTATACCCATTAACGTAAATGCTTGGCACATTGGGATCAGGTGTGATAACGGAATCCTCTGACTTGGTTGCCACCACAATAGGTGTTGGGTAATGAGCCAGTATAACATCTCCTGACAGCAGTTCACGGTAAGGGTATACCATAAATAAGTATAATGTATTGGGTAACAAAGCATCTTGCTTGTAATACAGATAGGAAATATCATCCACATCTTTTGTGACCTCAATATCTGCCCATGGTATGGTTGTCACGCCACTTTTATCATCCTTAATTAATTGGTCATAATAATCCACAAATGAATAATCAGGATTGGTTAATTTCTCGCTATTAATCTTATCTTGAATGGTTTTATAAGGTATCTGGGCAAATTTATATTTTACATCGGATACACCAAATTGATCGGCTCCAAGGTCAATTTCACGTTTCACTAGGTCAAAATCAGCATAGTTAGCATGAATACCTCTAACATAGGTAATGAGCCTTGCAATCTCTGTTTCATCTTCATAGATGTTAAAGTATTCTGCACCATCTACATAAGCCGTATGGAATTCTGCAACACCGCTGTTATTTCGTACCCATAATTGATGGAACCAACTGGAGAGTCCTGTGTATTTAGCAGGTAATGTGGTAATGGCTTCCCACCATTTTTCCTTCCAAATCACAGCCACTTCCGTGGTAGTGGTGTCTTGATCCTTCACTTTTAATGGTGGTTTGACAATGGAAGGCGGTTCAAATGAGTCACCGTCGTATCCAAAATAGACAGAAACGATGGTGGGTTCTGAAACAGCCTCTTCATTCCCCCATTTCTTTTTTGCAACCAGTTTAATGTAATAAAGGCTGTCCGGTGTAATGGACTGCAATTGGGATTTATCTGCATCATAATACTGATGAATAAGATATTTGTAACCTACAATCTCATCAGAAGCATCTTTTAACAGGTTGTTGGGTGTTGACACATCGTATTTTTGGTCAGCTAATAGAGGAGGTGCAGCCGCTAAGTCTTCCAATGCATTGGTCACATACACATCATAGTATACCTCCGTATCGGTTATGGTCTGTTGATAGGTAGATGATGTATGGTCCACGTCTTTTCGACGGAATGCTCCCCAGACAAAGTTAATGCTATTACTGCTTTCCACAATGTTAAATGTTTGTCCTGATTCAAGTATATCGGCTATATTTCCTGAATAGCTATCCCCGTATACAAGGTATTTTCGCTTTAGCTCATCGTTAATATCACTAATGGGCTTGGTTTTTAGAATGTTGAGTATACTCTTGGATAACAAAGAGGGTACATAGGGTTTTGTAGGTTTTACCCGAAGGACTTCCGGTACAAAGAGCACTTTATTGGATTTTGGCTCAATGGGTATTTTACTGCTATCGGATACCGCTTCATACCTCAGCTCTAACTGGTATTCTACAGCCTTATCTGGCATAAGCACCTTATAATACTCCATGGTAGCCGCATCTTTATTAAATATGGCGATGTTTCGGGGTTGGTCCCCTACATATTCCATAAGTCTTGCTTCAACCAGTTCGTATTCACTTTGTTCCTGCCCCACTTTGAAGCTTGCTGGTATGTCCCATTCTAATCGCACATATTCACCATCTTCATAAGCTCTTAAATTAATGTTGGTGGAACATGTCCAAATATAAGGATAGTTAATGTTCTTTACAATGGGTTTTGAATTATAAAAATCCGTTACAGGCTCTACCAAAATAGAATAGATCTGCCCAGGGTAGATGTTCTGATCGATCTCATAGGAATTACGGAAACGGTTCTTGGTAGAATCGTAAAACCTTGCAATTTTCCCTGAACTAATGCTAAGGCCTGATATCTCCCCTTCTTTGTTATTGAGCAGCTCTTGTTTTGATTTGGTTGAATAATCCCCCACAGCATATACAATCCGGTATTCAAAGGTATCAATACCAATATCATCCCAGACAACGGTTACGCTGTCATCTGTTGGCTGTAGTTCCACATTCAGGTCTGTAATGGCATAAGCGATTGGGTCTGCTCCTGTATTGGGTGCTAATACCTGTGTGGACACACCACCAATGGTTGTGGTGTGAAAGTGATAGGGTCTTATACTTAATTCGTATAGGGAACCAGTCGATAAGATTAATTCATCATGAATGTTGAGGGTCTTTTCACTATCGTCAACCTTTATCTTTTGCTTATTGTTTTTATCTAAGGTAATGTTGGTGACGCCTACTTCATAATAATCAGGCGCATGATAATCACCAGTGGTATCCCAACTATCTGGATCAACCCAGCTTACGTTCATGGTTGGTCGTATAATGGGTTTTCCTGTGACAACATCCTGTCCAATGACATAATGCACATTATCCACTGCAAACTGCTTAACAGGTATCTGTACATTGGCAAGAACTGGGCTGCTTTGTAATAGGATTAAGATGGCTATAACGAGACTTAAAATTCTTTTTTTCAAGGTTGCTACCTCCTTACCAATCAATCTTGTTCTCAATACGTGTGAGTATCTCAAGAACGGTTTCCATATCCACATTATCCTGTGGTTTTAATTGTCCATTCACCATAGGAATAATACCGTAGTTCACACCTCTTAAAAGGGTGTCTCTAAAAGTAATGGTGATGCTGCTATAATCTTCTATGCTGTTATAATCCGTTATGACCATGGTTTGCAGGGGTATGCTGTTTTTCATGCTGTAAGCCTGCACTAGCAGATAATAGGCTTCTTCTTTGGTGATATAGGCATATGGGTTAAGCGCTGGCAGCCTAATACCCTGTTCCATAAGCCAAGTATCCGTATCATGGCCGTCAGGTGACCCTAATATCCTTGCAATGGCAGCAATAATCTGATAACCATATACCTTGGAATCAGGTTCACTTAGCTCCCCACCATTAAAGATTTCTGTCAGCTTATAGGTGTTCACCAGATCCGTTACCATCCCGTTATAATCATCATCCAATTGGTTGTACAAACTGGACCTTGGGGCTAACAAATAGGCACCGGTTTCTGAGGTATCCATGGTGTATTGCTGATTGAAATAATAGCCATCTACTCTCTTCCATTTATGATTATCTTTCTTATAACCTTGTATATCGTCAACCTGTGATTGGGTACCAAAGGCAATATGTAAACTGTTATCAACTTCTTTTAATGAAGT is drawn from Vallitalea pronyensis and contains these coding sequences:
- a CDS encoding fibronectin type III domain-containing protein yields the protein MKKRILSLVIAILILLQSSPVLANVQIPVKQFAVDNVHYVIGQDVVTGKPIIRPTMNVSWVDPDSWDTTGDYHAPDYYEVGVTNITLDKNNKQKIKVDDSEKTLNIHDELILSTGSLYELSIRPYHFHTTTIGGVSTQVLAPNTGADPIAYAITDLNVELQPTDDSVTVVWDDIGIDTFEYRIVYAVGDYSTKSKQELLNNKEGEISGLSISSGKIARFYDSTKNRFRNSYEIDQNIYPGQIYSILVEPVTDFYNSKPIVKNINYPYIWTCSTNINLRAYEDGEYVRLEWDIPASFKVGQEQSEYELVEARLMEYVGDQPRNIAIFNKDAATMEYYKVLMPDKAVEYQLELRYEAVSDSSKIPIEPKSNKVLFVPEVLRVKPTKPYVPSLLSKSILNILKTKPISDINDELKRKYLVYGDSYSGNIADILESGQTFNIVESSNSINFVWGAFRRKDVDHTSSTYQQTITDTEVYYDVYVTNALEDLAAAPPLLADQKYDVSTPNNLLKDASDEIVGYKYLIHQYYDADKSQLQSITPDSLYYIKLVAKKKWGNEEAVSEPTIVSVYFGYDGDSFEPPSIVKPPLKVKDQDTTTTEVAVIWKEKWWEAITTLPAKYTGLSSWFHQLWVRNNSGVAEFHTAYVDGAEYFNIYEDETEIARLITYVRGIHANYADFDLVKREIDLGADQFGVSDVKYKFAQIPYKTIQDKINSEKLTNPDYSFVDYYDQLIKDDKSGVTTIPWADIEVTKDVDDISYLYYKQDALLPNTLYLFMVYPYRELLSGDVILAHYPTPIVVATKSEDSVITPDPNVPSIYVNGYTDTTMTVTWKYNTNFQYEIKYSNTEDINSAEVLEWSLPTDPSDPKYPTNGAFYEVTADDLFPNTQYYFWIRSIQPATNGTSPWSNAAIGTTKDVEHPLPPRGIGVASSDAMKRHNYEHSVTEDYIAIEWLLHPDDKPDTSGSTSTIQKSFTYLMEVSDNAFFIDPIYIEIAGGTGDVKPDNVEILEKILVKINQLLPNRFYYVRMKTRITVKGPEESQLIVKDSLSYSEPIRILTKYSSSEYDGHTDPALEILPGDDYELIYDKERKELTYRFRGTGTGQDNTPDNNVDQRLIMNLIKKNTYVYQIDVSSYKGYPITKRKIVIPYSIMKAFDTHQVKLSVLAGDMTLDIPHNALRTEVNQQVSHYGVAPVIHIYINQFDNYNVPALMPENVVVPVGIPQTVGMSIGTKTGYKPIKQTDDYMDIRVNAKNRYALYGKQILTYQKDAKYNKWQDIDGKYSVYSGEVTFSTGSLGVFGLYVSNQGITEATTPEVKSHWSAEARMQVLTHYMVVGMDNYDPDKQVTEQQLLNVMYGIITQQKTIDVSKYMDKNTLRKLTLSGIYLPDSNVSVMTRQEGIHMFVKAYEIINGSVLEYDQENVNPLHDKDIEAAYHESVAKAIALGFVQNPEAIRGKSPMTFGEMYQIWSKIMK